A genomic region of Phragmites australis chromosome 2, lpPhrAust1.1, whole genome shotgun sequence contains the following coding sequences:
- the LOC133897530 gene encoding cytochrome P450 734A6-like, whose product MGWGWTAAAAAWACAAYVAVKLMEVLWWRPRRVEEHFARQGIRGPRYRFFVGCVREMVALMVAASAKPMPRPYRSHNVLPRVLAFYHHWKKIYGSTFLIWFGPTPRLAVADPDLIREILLSRAEHFDRYESHPMVRQLEGEGLVSLRGEKWAHHRKVLTPAFHMENLKLLLPFVGKTVVDMVEKWHDMAAAASGEVEIDVSEWFQVVTEDAITRTAFGRSYEDGKAVFKLQTQLMAFASEAFRKVFIPGYRFLPTKKNTSSWKLDKEIRKNLATLIGRRQEAADDEKLDGCAKDLLGLMINASTNGGKRLQPVSSITVNDIVEECKTFFFAGKQTTSNLLTWTTVVLAMHPEWQERARQEVLDVCGAHDIPSREQLAKLKTVGMILNETLRLYPPAVATVRRAKTDVELGGCLIPRDTELLIPIMAVHHDTRLWGPDATQFNPARFADGVARAAKHPTAFIPFGLGARMCIGQNLALLEAKLTVAIILQRFEFRLSPNYLHAPTVLMLLHPQYGAPVIFRSRSSNPSDQAAASDRR is encoded by the exons ATGGGCTGGGGATggacggccgcggcggcggcgtgggcgtgcgcggcctacGTGGCGGTGAAGCTGATGGAGGTGCTGTggtggcggccgcggcgggtGGAGGAGCACTTCGCGCGCCAGGGGATCAGGGGCCCCCGCTACCGCTTCTTCGTCGGCTGCGTCCGCGAGATGGTGGCGCTCATGGTGGCCGCCTCCGCCAAGCCAATGCCGCGCCCCTACCGCTCCCACAACGTGCTCCCGCGCGTCCTCGCCTTCTACCACCACTGGAAGAAAATCTACG GTTCCACGTTCCTGATATGGTTCGGCCCGACGCCGCGGCTCGCCGTCGCCGACCCCGACCTCATCCGGGAGATCCTGCTGTCTCGCGCCGAGCACTTTGACCGCTACGAGTCGCACCCCATGGTGCGGCAGCTCGAGGGCGAGGGGCTCGTCAGCCTGCGCGGCGAGAAGTGGGCGCACCACCGCAAGGTGCTCACGCCCGCCTTCCACATGGAGAACCTCAAG TTGCTGCTGCCATTCGTCGGGAAAACGGTGGTGGACATGGTGGAGAAGTGGCACGACATGGCCGCGGCGGCGTCCGGTGAGGTCGAGATCGACGTGTCCGAGTGGTTCCAGGTGGTCACGGAGGACGCCATCACCCGCACGGCATTCGGCCGGAGCTACGAGGACGGTAAGGCCGTCTTCAAGCTCCAGACTCAGCTCATGGCCTTCGCCTCCGAGGCATTCCGCAAGGTCTTCATCCCTGGATACAG GTTCTTACCGACCAAGAAGAACACGAGCTCGTGGAAGCTGGACAAGGAGATTAGAAAGAACCTGGCGACGCTCATTGGCCGGCGACAGGAAGCAGCGGACGACGAGAAGCTCGACGGGTGCGCCAAGGACCTCCTAGGCCTCATGATCAACGCGAGCACCAACGGCGGCAAGAGGTTGCAGCCGGTGAGCTCCATAACCGTGAATGACATAGTGGAGGAGTGCAAGACGTTCTTCTTCGCCGGGAAGCAGACGACGTCGAACCTCCTGACATGGACCACTGTCGTGCTCGCCATGCACCCCGAGTGGCAGGAGCGCGCCCGGCAGGAGGTCCTCGACGTCTGCGGCGCGCACGACATCCCCTCCCGCGAGCAGCTTGCCAAGCTCAAGACC GtcgggatgatcctgaatgagacGCTGCGGCTGTACCCGCCGGCGGTGGCAACAGTGCGGAGAGCCAAAACCGACGTGGAGCTCGGCGGGTGCCTGATCCCTCGCGACACGGAACTGCTGATCCCGATCATGGCCGTGCACCACGACACGCGGCTGTGGGGGCCGGACGCCACGCAGTTCAACCCGGCGCGGTTCGCGGACGGCGTGGCGCGGGCGGCCAAGCACCCAACGGCGTTCATTCCGTTCGGGCTGGGCGCGAGGATGTGCATTGGCCAGAACCTGGCGCTCCTAGAGGCCAAGCTCACAGTGGCCATCATCCTCCAGCGGTTCGAGTTCCGGCTGTCGCCCAACTACCTCCACGCACCGACGGTCCTGATGCTGCTCCACCCGCAATACGGGGCGCCCGTGATCTTCCGATCCCGCTCATCTAATCCGTCCGATCAGGCGGCGGCATCTGACAGAAGATGA